The window GCTTCTCCGTCTTCTTTAATAGCATGTTGAGACGCTGGTTGGCTTCCAGAGTGTTCGGTGTTTTCTGTCAGTATACCCAGTCTCTTTGTTCTTGTTCACCAGGAGTGAAGCTATTGTCATGCCTGACAACACAGTGAACAAAGCgattgtgtggtgtctgaaCGCTCAACCtgaacaaagaaaaaaaaccggATCTGCGGCCCGGGCGAGCCAAGAAGTGCACCAGAACATCCCGAAACCTCCAGCCATATCCCAGAGAATCCACCATCATGATTTCCAGTTTGTGAGCTACGGCATGATTCTTGGATAAGAACGATCGGATTTCCGTGTCGGTCCGAGTATTTCCACAGTACAGCGGTCTACTGGGCTCTATCCCCGGAACCGCCTTTAGCCGTAAATTGAGGTCAGCAACACCCTTCCGTCATGTTGGTGAGCCAGATTGACGGACTTCCCCAGAAGCTTGCACAAGCGACCTAAAAATGTGCGGTTGGTTATTACAGGAAGTCGCCGATCTGAGATTGCGTGCCATCGTTCATTTCAGATTTCCCGGATGGCGGGAGCAAGCCCTGGTAGAGAGACAATTGAGGACGGGAAACCAGTATATGTAATGAGTTGGGCCCAGGGTCAACAAGGTATAAAGACCTCGGCTGAGACAGATGTTATTTGTCATTTGTTCTCTTCTCCAGGATAGGTGCCAAAATGGGTCTGAAGCAAACCGCAATCTTTGCCCTTGGGGTGGCCCAGGCCTGGACTGCATccgccaccaacaacaagagacAAGCTACAACCAAGTATTGCCCAGGAAACACACAAATATGCTTTTCCGAGTTCAAGGTGCCAACCCACGACGTCATCTACCGGATCGCTATCCCTGACGTTGCCGCCGCGCCGTTCGACGTCTTGTTGCAGATAGTGGCTCCAGTCTCcaaggctggctgggctggcaTCGCATGGGGCGGGAAAATGGCCACGAATCCCTTGACGGTAGCATGGCCGAATGGTAACACTGCGGTGGTCTCATCTCGTTGGAGCACGTAAGTGGATTTCGAGATACTAGCCGGCACTCGGGCCTTCAGCTAACACCCATGGCTAGGGGGAGAAACGTACCTGGCGCGTATGCAGGCGCGACGTACACAGTCCTTccaaccacccacaccaACGAAACACACTGGCAGTTGGATGTGCTGTGCCGAGGGTGTAGTGAGTGGGCAGGCGGCTCCTTGGACCCCAACGGTGTCAACACGCTAGCCTGGGCCAAGAATGCCCGTGTGGTCAATAcagccaccagcaacacgAGCTCTTTTGGAATCCACGATGGGCGAGGCGCCTGGTCTCATGAGTTTAGCCAAGCCAGAATTCCAAAGGGTGTCTTTGATGCGGTCGCTTACGACCTGGAGAACACACCAGTGTCCAGTTCCAGCGCAGCTTCGAGCGCGAGTTTCAGCACGAGCCTGACTTCGAGCTCAAGCGCTGCGGTCGTGTCAACATCGGTTGTGGTCCTTCCG is drawn from Podospora pseudocomata strain CBS 415.72m chromosome 1 map unlocalized CBS415.72m_1, whole genome shotgun sequence and contains these coding sequences:
- a CDS encoding uncharacterized protein (CAZy:AA8; EggNog:ENOG503PMZP; COG:S), with product MGLKQTAIFALGVAQAWTASATNNKRQATTKYCPGNTQICFSEFKVPTHDVIYRIAIPDVAAAPFDVLLQIVAPVSKAGWAGIAWGGKMATNPLTVAWPNGNTAVVSSRWSTGRNVPGAYAGATYTVLPTTHTNETHWQLDVLCRGCSEWAGGSLDPNGVNTLAWAKNARVVNTATSNTSSFGIHDGRGAWSHEFSQARIPKGVFDAVAYDLENTPVSSSSAASSASFSTSLTSSSSAAVVSTSVVVLPRPSTTSTTVIVAPSTISSSTSKAALTSSSSTTPAGPQTTYVFITTRVSQLPPRPTTPSPSIVTVTVTVRPTPTTTQVTPPWGGGGGGGGPPWGKGKGGGGGWGKGWGRRRLAARPVEEE